In the Hermetia illucens chromosome 1, iHerIll2.2.curated.20191125, whole genome shotgun sequence genome, AGACGGGAAGTATCAGGAACAATTGGAACATATGTAACTCGCGCCACATGGCCTCAGCTTCTATAAATCATCGCGTCCATGAATTAcatgtaaatttatttaagCTCTTGTTTTCAGGTAACAAAAGTAAGAAATACTACAAAATGGTCTATGCCTCAGACCCAGGCGTTATATGTTCCAGGCTGCAATTAAAAGATCCGGACTCTTCTCCTTATTCTGTGACAACTCTTTCGTCAGTTATGCTTAACATTCAACGATAAATGCGTCGTCATTTTCTTTGGAAGAAAATTCCTGAGAAAGTATTAGCTATTATCAGATCTATAGTAGCGAATGGTGTCATGTACTGCATTGAAGCTTGGAGAAGTTTGAAGTCCAAAACGGACTCTGGCCGTGGTGCATCCTATCGCCAATGTAGCTTTTCTCATTATCGATGATTCTTGGTCCAATGCTTCTTGGCTCTTCTTTCGGGAGCAAGCAGATATCACCTACTTAATTGATGTTTCAGGAAAGATATTATTGTTCCATGATTTCTCGAAAgcgcagcatgaagaacacaCGACCGATTGCAGCGACAGAAACTACCGGTTAGAACGTTACCGACTCCTTTTAAACTCAAATATTGTCAGATACTTTGCCTCAATGCAAAATATCGAATATTTATCATCTAAGCATGATGGTGACGGTGTGCGATGACGAAAGCTCAAAGGCAATGTGATTAAAAGGATGATCATTCCACCTTTGGTCGAGTTGTCAAGAAAGGCAGACtatgtctataacaagaacaaagaggaatggcgagagagtcattccttgatgaacactgacaCAGACGTGAATCGGTTTTGATAAACCtaccatatttcgaactttattcTTCAGATCATAGTAGAACAATTTAACTCAGCGTGCGAGAGTttctctggcactaggtgttgacGCAGAGCACACAAGATGAGTTTGTATagcaaacgccttctctagagaAATTCAATATAGAACTTGCGATACTTCTTTCGGTGTTGcgatcagtagttccgcagttcttgacaaacccggcttagtTCACGATTATTTGCacggcggtaatttgaacaaactcttcttcttccatattgaaaccgacaatcagatggtattctaccgTTCTCGATaatccgattgaagaactcaccaAGCCGCAGTGTTGGGTCTCAACTCTTCGTTTTTAGAGCTTTATTATCACAGATTGTGTACTTCTGTTACCTCCGGTTTTGGTATAATGAGGAATAACAGAAGAATACGCGCTTCTACTTAGTTAATCTAGGAGCACGGAATAAAACCCGGAGGACACTACCCGTATATTCATAATAGGCTAGAGATCTAGCACAATAGCTATAATGCTGCATTTCAGGAAGAAAGTCCTAAAGGGCATGTTTGCGgtagataacagctacgatgttgTTGGTCTtattgctttccccaatttcattcgtttgattgcctcgTAGACTTCACAATTTAGAATTGCTGCTATCACGTGCGCGTGGATGTCGGCTTGTCTAGTTTgtcttaaatatttttgtaatggaccgctcgttTAATAAAtgtgccaattggccagtgctTTATCGATGCGAAACTTATGATAGGGATGTTTCTTCTCAAGGACCTTTATTGGGACATTAACACTTCAAAGCCAGGTATCtgggttgatgaatcgcttatcATCGAAGCGGGGTCTCCGAGCTTTCTGGATCGGAATTTTGggttggttccacgattctttgaCATTCGTAGTGATCGACAATCACGTAAGTGACATCAGTTCTTCGCTTTTTACGCAATCTTCACAATTTAAAACGCATTGAGCCAGTGCGTTTCATTCATTGTGTTATCGTTAGCGTGATTTGAAAAACAGCAATCAAAAGCCGATGTCTCATAAGGTATGTAGATGTAGACGATTGCATTTTACTGCTCCGATTGTAAAATGTAGGAGGATAAGACAATTGTTTAGTAAACCATGTATTGGCAAGTAAAAGATCGTAAGTACGCCACTCTCATTGCAGGCACCAAACTCTATTCCCCTATGACACCTCTTGCCGTTTGCCTTTTCATTCACATGACCATTATTATCGCCTGCAATAACGATATAGTCATTTACAGGCACATTACAAATCTTTGTGTCAAATAGTTGCCAGAATTGAAGAATCTTGCGGTAAATCCCAACAAGACTACTCTTCTGGCCTTTCTTACcaagagaaaactggatgatGCAAAGTATCTGCAAGTGATCCCGGATTCGAATTtagactgaaaaaaaaacatctcaAGTGTGTAATTAATAAGGAGAAGCGGGCTATTTTCGCCACAAAAAGACCATAAGTTATGGGAATTTAGACCACACATAGTATAGTGAATACACCAGGTCATGGTGAAGCctatgattaaatatggagtaGTATTATGGTCGCCGAAAGTAAAGCAAAGCCTTGCTGGCTTCCGCATTACGGTTGAATATGGATGCCTGTCGCATAACAGTATCGCCAACGTAATCACGCGCAACCCGAAATTTCGATGGTCaaatgaccatcctgagtggccaagATGGCCGAGAGGGAAGAACTATCCCAACCtaactatcccaaaacctaaaacaaattggctagatgaaccgtgaaggtctgcccgcaaatactaaAGCTCCATCAAAGCACTTGGTTGATACGTTCTTGCacccctctgtgctagccaggctcgggaatgaaTGGAAACAGGGGCCTTTGagtgcttcgatccctcacgtgtcattgtaCAAAATTATCATGTCTGTACCGATGCGTGGGACGGCATCGGATCTGAAAATCACCAAACaaacaagggaattcgcgacaGTCTAACGAGttaaaacagaacgcgagctaaacttgGAAAAGAAACCGAGTGCCACGATCCAGGGGTAAAGAGTCCACGACGAATCATAACCTCAATCATTGATTCCTCTGCCTCAGTTTTccaatgaggcgcggcccctgaggttccctcccttcctcgacatcctcggGCCATTATTTGAGAGGATGTCCCTACATTTGTGAGTTTTGCGGGATCAAGTAGAAGGAGAGTGGTAGGAAGTCCTCAGATCAAGGAAACCTAATTATgcttcagcaccgaaaaccaaccaaccaacaacatcaaaccgcactagtcaaacgggaagaataaagataggagactacaactttgagaccgttgatcatttctcctatctagggtcgaaaatcacaaccgataacagctacgatgatgaaatccgcgcacggcgcatggcagccaacagagcctatttcagcttacacaaaactgttccgttcgaaacgtctcaccatagggtcaaagctcttactgtacgagacaatgatcttgccagtcctcatgtattcctcggacgattccgtagcctacataacgacgaaatctatgagcgatatcatcacCGTCCGgctcaaatccggctcaataggttacggtgggcgggtcacttaatccgtatggacgaggatgatcccacccggaaagtctataagagcaatatctatggtagaaaaagaaggcagaccctacctgagatggagcgatggcgtaggtcaggacgccagacagcttttagggatatcgaattggtggacctcggcgcaaaaccgggatgtctggagttccttattaaggcaggcctagaccggataccggttgttgcgccgttgatgatgatgatgataaattagTGTGCCAAACTGGCACATtaccgagcctggctagcatagaggcgtgcaagaatgtATCAATCGAgtgctttgatggagcttcagtatttgcttgCGGACTTTCACGGTCGACTTAGCCAATTtcctttaggttttgggatagttaggttgggatagttcttccctctaggtcatcttGGCCACTCCGGATGGTCATTTGACCATCTAAATCTCGTAAGTTTCATTACAGACATCGGATGAACGGCGGCTGAAACCGTGAAACTAAGTAAACTTGAAGTAAACACACTGGTCGATCCAATAAATCATTTTTATACTCTATGGAAATATCTGCACATGATGCAATAAGCAGACTGTAACAGAAAGGACAAAACAATCTCACACATCATATTTATCTGTTCCGCGTTTCAACGATGTAAAAATACCGGTAGAACAGCAAACCCTGAGAACCCGCGATCAGGGGAATTATCGCCTTAGCCTCCTTAGACTAGTAAGGGACTTATCACATAAATGATTCGTATCCTCCTGATATTTGCGAGAAGTTGGATCGATCCTTGTCTTAATTTCTACTGAACTTCATCTGAACATCACGGCTACCAATTATGCACAGCAGACCTCTAAGAATATCAGCACCAGCAGggtttgatgtcatctaaataaGTCAAGTGCATGAGGTCAAACTTGGGATATATTTAATTTCGAAGTCATATCCTCAAACAGAATTAAATAACGATGAAAAGTGTTACCTTCACAATCTATGCGGTACAGGATTTATCAGGTATGCGATGTGGTCGGCACGAAAGTGCATTCATTGGGCGTGCAGTCTAACAACCACAGCTAAACTACAGTACACAAGTGACTATAGTAGTAGCAACAGAATGTCAGTACAAAGGCAGGATACAAAATCATTATCGATTTAAAGTAGCATTCTTTAAGTTGCTTGAGATGCTAGCACCGAGAATTTTAaccacttttttaaaatttatcttgAATCTCAGTGAAGACTTCCGCTTACGGATGGAGAAGTGCGACCGAACGACGTGATagttaaaaaaatgactgacggtttcgtccagggcagtggcaactcgtcagacgctgcctcacctctgccctggaagcagcgtgaccggaagtcccaacaggtggaaaaacgctcccttttatcatcgcaaaaacacgacaaggttgcgaattatcatatattggactaaaacgccaattgttttagtctaagctagatTAAAGctaggtagttgtttaggatatgcgggaccctaagtccacatccacatgatggtggaccggaccaaatgagaagcaacttactcccaccgTTTATCATCCATGGATCCCTAATTTGGAGCATAGCACCCGatttagtccaatataattcgcaactttgtcgtgtttttgccatgataaaagggagcgtttttccacctgttggcactttcggtcacgatcccagggcagaggtgaggcagcgcctgatgagttgcctctgccctggacaaaaccgtcagtcattaatttttaatgcttgggatGCTATCCTCCAAACTAGTAAGTTGCTttgcatttggtccggtccaccatcatgtgggtgtggacttaggaccccgcataTCTTTAACAAAGTGATAGTGTTGATACTGCCGCTTCTCCCCATCAAGTATCGGTCACCAGCTTCCGCGGTTACATCTAGTCACATAGAGAGCTGTTGACTTCGTGGCCTACAGTACTTGTGTTGAAAACGGAACATTTTACTACGTTAGTTTAGAGATAAAGTCAAAGTCAGGCTTAATGCCTTACGTCCCATTAAAAGATAATAACGCTCACCTCTTTCAAACATTCCCAAGTCACCGCCTCGCTTCGCCGAGCTACAATCTGAGTATTTTTGTGCTAATTCTTGAAGCGTTGCCTCTCCGGATTCAATCTGGAATTACCAATAGTTCACTGCCATTACTTTTCTTAACATAGCCCGGGATGAGTTTGCTTACTTTTTTCCGATATTCATTCAATATTTCCCGTGCCTCATCTTTCGATCTTGTGATATTTTCCTCACGCCATGAGCTGGGCCGACGACTCTTATTGTGTTTCACTAGCAGGTGCGAGCACTGGACTTGCGTAGGACCACTTCCGTGTGTTGGCTACAATTCGCAATTGGTAATTTAAACGGAATATAAGACTATCAATTAGTATGCTTACCTCCGCCGGAGAAGTTGGCAAATCCCATTGTGACTGTTTCGTATATATATTCAAGAAGTAATGCATGCCTAGAGTACACAACAAGCGAATTTTGAATATACCGGCATCTTGACATTCGATTTTATTGGCATTTACCTGTCGAGCGGCTCAAACGTTTCTCCCATCCGGGCGGGATTACCTCTTCGGAACCTTCTGACATGTCTCAACTGTATTTACGAGAAGAGTTGAAATGAAAGAATAATTATAAATGCAAAAGTCGCAAATCCCCCAAATCCGACCGCGATGCAGTTGGACTAGTTTTGACAGCTGCTGGGATCAACTTGCGGGCGATTCAactctacactcaaatatcgtAAATCTCCAAATTAGTGGTCATTTCATAGAAGTGGAAAACagtttttatttgaacataAATTAAAGGAAGGAGTAACGGCTGAAATTATCATTTGTAGAGCAAATATTGCGAGTTTGAGTGAACGAACGCTTTTATGAATTTCTTATTAAATTAATTCGAGGAATCGATAAGATGTCGATTTCTTAGATTTGCTTGTGCGAACAGCAACTTAAATATTTGTCAGGACAAGGTCTTTAGCATTTGTCAAataatcttatttttttttaaacggcGAAAGTGGGTTCATGTTGAATATTTCTTTTGATATTGATAACACATAGTTGGTGTCGCAACCGTTTGAAAGCGGAGCATAGGATTGGCTAGGTCTCGTGCAAAAACTAAAAGTGAAGAAAAGAGGATTTCCGTGCAACGCTTCCCCATTCAAACTTGTCCTCCGTTGACTACATATATCATTTGTCATCAATTCATTCATTTCTGTTCAGAAAGGACATAAAAAGAGTTGTATGTATTCTGTTTTATTATAAAAACACAACGTACGAGAATGATCACAATTCgaagaaaattaatgaaaaaccaaacaagtcgggaaacaggaagctgggcgcttaaggtatgaaaggttttgtttgcttcttctgtgagtatatttgagtgtagaactatcccatttgtacgtagcccgttatgtatatgtatttagcatgtcagatttagtacttcgggttgtttataactctgggataaacttaagaggggttttactcaattttcctaaaaatatggtaatatacgattatttacttaatttgaacagatatcgatatagagaaaatctcaaaactaagaccggcttcgaaaagtactaatcgatacctatcatttcataccccacatgactatattcggtgaaaaaaaatgttacactacCATGCCATGTATGGGAACCCacctctaaatctcaacgtagaaagatatcactcactgcatatctgggcgttcacagttcctaccttctcaccaaatttcgtgtcaatcggtataaccgtttctgagaaaagtgcgtgtgacagacaaacacagacagaccgacagacagatattgaaccgattggcaaagaaaaccttaaaaacaagtcgggatagaggaaactgggcgcttcgagtataaaggctttgtgttcatcttatgtgagaaactctctatgcacaatTTGCAATTGGTACATTTCGACATATTTTgtcaaactccaagatacacatatgtatgtacatcaaCGATGTAAATACTGCGTTCATCCTGAAGAAACAAACATCGTCTAATACCGCATGACGATGCACACATATTATATGTGcatatctaaattgatctaacgcattttcacgtatttgactttctataactttgttaattatagtcGGATTCCTTTCAAACTGCAGAATCATGTCCTATATTACCGTCTGCTGATGTCAAATTTCTTACTTTTGGggtaaacttaagaggggttttctgtaaaatttcaaaaacatggtaatatactaatattaactttatttgtgcacatattggaatgggatgtattttgaggcctaggtttcatatagttgcatcactgtgatttttttcagatttttcggttgggttggttctgagaacgagacacaCTTTGAGCTTTATCTCCCCTacaaaaattttggaaagtattaatcgagccttttcatttgatatcccacttgactatattcggtggtaaaaaagcccccttcaaactcaacacaaaatggctctATCAGTTTTAACTCTGTGTGTAAAGCGAAATAAATAAAGTACCTCGTCAAAGAAAAACAGTTCAAGGGCGACATTATTTATTATGGATAATATGTGAGGAAAATAATTTCCTGAAATCTTCAAATTATTGAAGGATTTTCGAAGTACCGCTAATGGGATAATTGCTAGATTTAAACgcgaaaattgaattgaaaatgtgAGTACAAATGGGCAAAAGAGAAATTAACATGCTATGACCGGCGCCTTATACGTCGAGAAGTGGAGAAAAAATCTTAATTAAGCGCCCttaaaccggtatccggtctaggccagccttaataaggaagtccagccatcccggttttgcaccgaggtccaccaattcgatatccctaaaacctgtctggcgtcctgacctacaccatcgctccatcttaggcagggtctgcctcgtcttctttttctaccatatatattgctcttataaactttcctggcttgatcatcctcatccatatggattaagtcacccgcccaccgtaacctattgagccggattttatccacaatctgacggtcatggtatcgctcatagatttcgtcgttatgtaggctacggaatcgtccatcttcatgtagggggccaaaaattcttcggaggattcctaaTTATACGAAATGCAATTCACAATTTAGGATGGAGAAAGCCTAACACAAAACTTGAactgaaaaatctcaaaagcaCCGGATTGTTACGGAGCGGACCGCTTAGGTAATTAAATATTCGTGGAGGGGAATAGGGATGTAAATATTTGCattgatatttaaaaaaaatccattccAACACAAACAGATTAGGTAATCGTCAAACATTCGTGTACCaagccaataataataataatcgttggcgcaacaatccatattggatcagagccttgaagtgtcttggagcactttattcaagaccgtaacggtacactacagaacactgtaggaggcaatgtggtgaacATTGCGCTCGACTCAgatttattaccctgatttgactcaggtattcattcacagctgagtcgactggcatccgacgtcaaatcacgatacaaatcccactgccatcagtgagatttaaacagcaaccttccgtacgatagccttgtgctcttatTACTCAGCTATCCTGACAAGCTACCAAGACAATGGCCCGAAATAACTCTTCAATTGTCTGAAGGTAGACGGAACCCCTCCACAATCCTTGTAATATAATTTATTGTATATATTCAGCTTCTGGTCGAATCCATGCCACGAAGAGTAAAGACTATAATATGTAACTAAAGATCTTCATACCAAAAAGCAGTCATTTTTTGAGTTTTGAtgtcattattacgattttttagCTTTGTCCGCATTTAAACTTTCCCTACAAAAAACGGTTTCTTTTGTAATCCGTTCTCAGTaagggttttgttttttttcctttttctacaaTTTTCTTCGCATTGTAGTAGGTTATACATTATGTTTTTGGTAAAAAACAATACATGCAACTCAGATCGAAACGGCGGATCGAGGAATAGCTGATCAAAACATGCCCTCCAATCATCTTAAATGGAACCCAAGTTCCCCAATCTAATGGTGCCAAACACCCGGGATTGCACTTGGACAAACGGCTTACGTGAAAAAGGCACATTGAAGCCAAGAAACAACATACAACCACTAAAGTAAGAAATCTACTTTGGCTTTTGAACAAGCGATCTATGCTTAAATTGGAGCACAAAGTCCTCTTGTACAAGGCAGTCATAAAGCCTATCGGGACATATGGGATACAGTTATGGAGTTCTGCGAGAATCTCTAGCACAGAGTTACTGGAACGGGTGCAATCTAGAATTCTACGTACAAGCGCGCCTTGGTTTCTGAAAAATAACCAGCTTCACAGAGATCTTTAGATACCTACAGTCTTGCCTATACCAGCAAATAGATGTACAAACTGACAACTCATCTCAACAGTTTGCTAAAGGATTTGACGACTCAAAAGGCTTCACATCTTTGAAAGAAggatctaataataataacatttggtgaaaacataACGTTCTATTAGCTTCTAACAATCATATACACCTCGACCTTTGGAAAGTCGCATGTTAGGTACCCTAGTTTAATGTTAGTTAGTCTGTAAATGAATGATtcattaataaaagaaaataacaaaaaaagacATGCAACTCGTTTTACCGTATTTATGAGTGTTATGTATTTCTTACAATGGTCTCCGAATTGCCATTTTGCTCACTCTATGTAGCATAGAAATAATATGTGTAATTTAGACGTGGACATAGTATGTTGTAGAAGAAGAATAATCTAAGAAAGTGACACCCTAACAAGAAGACacatttcttgtttttatttaattgcGACCACTATGTTTCAGGGCcggtatcataaatacggccacaaacatacttggccccagccgcaaaaaagtcggaacggctggcttgacgatgaatgtaagctagcaacggaacggaagaatactgcattctcaaagaacgcgggcgcgcGCGGagtcctatcacgaactccggcgaccggagaagcgacttcacagacggaaaaaggaagcctggaagaaacaacaggtctatgaactagaaaagtacagggagcgaccgcaccaggcgcggaagctttaccagcaagtcagcaggatgaagccttacacacctcgatgttcatcctgccgagacaaagagggaaatcttatttccgacagaatgggcatattgaagcgatgggttgagtactttgatgaactacgaacatcggcgagttggaggtcccgccaactgaagacgacggacaaatactaccaccaccaaatatagaagaaacagtccgtacaattcatcggcttaaaaatcataagccgccaggagccgatggaattacagccgaattgcttaaatatggaggcgaccaattacaccaagtggttcatcattctcaaggtgtgagacaacgaatcaatgcctgatgactggcaaagaggcattatctgtctcacacataaaacTTACTAACCAATCCCATTGCCTCCGCTCCGAGCCACAAGTTCCTTGATTTGAAAGCAGCAACAAAACAGTTACCCTCTTTCACGCGTCACTATGTAATCTTTTGACCTAAATTtcttatttaatatttaattcttcagtttttttgttttcttatttaTGTCGGAGTCGTTACAACTTTAGCGGTTGGTACCTAACatagcactaagtgtcaagcaATTAGGTTTAGACAATTTTGATGATGGTGGACGGTAGAAGGTTAATGGAAAAGTCCGTCGAGAAGCCATCACAAAAACTATCACGAATGTATGAGTCCCAGGACATTTAGGAATGGCGTTAGGGATTTAGGCACAATACCTGTAGccaacaatattatgggaattatCTTCTCGAGAtggcaaatttctttgatttctcgagccggTGTCTCATAATTCAGTTTTGTCTCCATCTTTTTCCGCTCAATATTGTTAttttgggggatagcaacattaatTGCATGTATTACATCCATTTGTCGAATAATAGCCCTTCAAGTTATTGTGTGGAATATGGGGATCAGTTAAAATTTACCGGTGCCAATACATGccataagcagaactatcgaatACTGCCTGCAATGCCTGTCGGTAAACCTGGCAAGTTCCCATGATTGGTTCCTgcctgtatgcaaggttttgtgaatCATTACATGCAGCATTATGCCCATTCGTATATTGCACTGGTCACGTCACAATGCAGAAATAAattagatggtccaacgtctctaacgtcgaaccacacattctgcactggtcattaTCCCATTATAAGTTTTTAAGACAGCTGATGTGTTtacgacttccattcatcgatccgcttttgaTCTGGTTgaaccttcaagttaagtggagtcaatccACAATTACCATACAAACAGCCACATACAAAGGACTCGTCTGCACATTGTTATAAAAATAATCGTGTAGCGAATCGATTTGGCGTTGCATTGCAGTTTTAATCATATTCCTGCTTCCGATGTCATGAGGTAGGTTCAGAAGAGATTATTTCACAAAATCCTTCATATGGCATAACCCTAAATTACATCATGATTCGATTCGTGGGAAACACGTGCCGAAAGTGTTTCTTCGATAATAGGAAGGAGTAAGTTTCGCGTATCGCATAACTTGCAACTTTCGACAATCTACATATGTAAGCACATTCTATAACCGTCATTATTCGACACAAGCATCACCGAATTCCGGAAGTAGAAAATTACTCAGACCGCGGTTTATATCGCGTTGGTTCAATTATCATTTATCGGCTTCAGTAACTATAGCTGGTCATCTCCGTCACCACCTTTATCAAGGCAAAGTTGGTTGATATTTTTAATTGATTGTGGTGGAATGCCCTAAGGTTTTCCGGACATTATCACTGGGACTCCTCACATACGTCCTGATAGTTGATAACTTTTCGAACTGAAGGATATGGCATGAGGAAATTTCCCAAAATTTGTAGTCTGCGTAATTTGTCTGAAATTAATCAAAATCCATCACAAACTAAAATGGATACACAAATTCTTACTACGAACCAATACCAGAAATTTATCCGTTATTTAAATAGTTTAATACTTTTAGGTGAAGTTAATTAACCCAACTAGCATGAGGAGAAACTCATTTGACTGGTTTATCGAAATCGCTAACTTGCTTACAATGTTTAAGTCGATGGCTTTGCGATTAAGCTCAGGTTCCATGAAAAAAAGAGCGAAATCATTCTTACGtataaaatttattagaaaaacaaatatcaaaataaatcACCGATTCAACAGTCTTAACTATCGCTTTCTCTTATGCTTCGGAGGCAAAAGAATCGTCTGTATGCATGGCAGGACACCGCCCTGGGCTATAGTCACGGAAGCTAACAGCCTTCTCAATTCTTCATCGCCTTGTATAGCTAAAGTTAAGTGCCTTGGTATGATCCTGCTTTTTCTATTATCAACAGCTGCTTTACCTGCCAATTCGAGAACTTCGGCAACAAGGTATTCCATTACGGAAGCAAGGTACACGGAGGTGCCAgaagcaatgcggtcagcaaAGTTTCCATTACGCAATATACGATGAATTCTACCGACAGGAAAGTTAAGGCCGGCACGTTGTGAGCGCGTTCTGTATTTTCCGTGATGAGGCATTCCTCCCGTTTGTGTTTATTTCTCTCGAAGCTGAGACTGTTCATTGTTCCAATTCTAACAATTTTTGATATAAGCCTACTTTAAGGGAGTCCTAGATTGATATGACTTTCGAAGTGTTTTAATGTCATCGTGAAATATTGAAAGACAGCAAATTTATGTAATATAGTTTTATTTGCATGCTAGATAACAGGCAAGGGATCTTTCTTAGTCTAACTCAATTA is a window encoding:
- the LOC119661520 gene encoding putative peptidyl-prolyl cis-trans isomerase dodo; translation: MSEGSEEVIPPGWEKRLSRSTGMHYFLNIYTKQSQWDLPTSPAEPTHGSGPTQVQCSHLLVKHNKSRRPSSWREENITRSKDEAREILNEYRKKIESGEATLQELAQKYSDCSSAKRGGDLGMFERGTMQKPFEEAAFNLKVGQLSKIVDTDSGLHLILRTQ